A window of the Sandaracinaceae bacterium genome harbors these coding sequences:
- a CDS encoding HAMP domain-containing histidine kinase — protein sequence MRFPAYVEEVGLPEHRSKLWFSVRSGLTIVVAFTVFGLFTMQTGLIPWTPLFWAPVGLKLVTNTLAWWSLKADRFVVEAASLNVAMDTLALTFAIYLSGGLESPLFAVYAIELTVVALLSNVGVTLTIMGLAMGLHAAMACLIYTKTIPSFPPPHFAADALDATHLMVVLFAYGVVLGIPTVFTTFILSDLRAKSRALEQRTRDLEAASQSKARFIANLTHELRTPIHGISGLADLLEAGIYGPVTDRQRKAHVEVKRSARSLLALVDGLLSLARSEDGRITPKLERVDVSAQIEAAVAHVQAMVGTRDLPIEVEVAGRVSDITTDAAMLQHILTNLVTNAVKFTPDGGRVLVRAHSDRRGGAVVIEVEDTGVGIAMADRERIFEPFQQVHDGSFVREHGGVGLGLALVRQLVQAIGGTIEVSSEVGRGSVFRVVVPSVASAVAFSA from the coding sequence GCAGACCGGGCTGATCCCGTGGACGCCGCTCTTCTGGGCGCCCGTAGGCCTCAAGCTGGTAACGAACACGCTCGCGTGGTGGTCCCTCAAGGCGGACCGCTTCGTGGTGGAGGCGGCGAGCCTCAACGTCGCCATGGACACGCTTGCGCTCACCTTCGCGATCTATCTGTCGGGTGGGTTGGAGAGCCCCCTCTTCGCCGTCTACGCGATCGAGCTCACCGTGGTCGCGCTGCTCTCCAACGTGGGCGTGACGCTGACCATCATGGGGCTCGCCATGGGCCTCCATGCCGCGATGGCGTGCCTGATCTACACGAAGACCATCCCGTCCTTCCCGCCGCCGCACTTCGCGGCGGACGCGCTCGACGCGACACACTTGATGGTGGTGCTGTTCGCGTACGGGGTCGTGCTGGGCATCCCGACCGTGTTCACCACCTTCATCCTCTCGGACTTGCGGGCCAAGTCTCGCGCGCTCGAGCAGCGTACCCGCGACCTCGAGGCCGCCAGTCAGTCGAAGGCCCGCTTCATCGCGAACCTCACGCACGAGCTGCGCACGCCGATCCACGGTATCTCCGGTTTGGCGGACCTGCTCGAGGCTGGGATCTACGGTCCCGTGACCGACCGCCAACGCAAGGCCCACGTCGAGGTCAAGCGCAGCGCGCGCTCGCTGCTGGCGTTGGTGGACGGCCTCCTCTCGCTTGCGCGCAGCGAGGACGGGCGCATCACCCCCAAGCTGGAGCGGGTCGACGTGAGTGCTCAGATCGAGGCGGCGGTCGCGCACGTGCAGGCCATGGTGGGCACCCGCGATCTGCCCATCGAGGTAGAGGTCGCTGGGCGCGTGTCGGACATCACCACGGACGCAGCCATGCTGCAGCACATCCTCACCAACCTGGTGACCAACGCCGTGAAGTTCACGCCGGATGGCGGGCGCGTGCTCGTGCGCGCGCACAGCGACAGACGCGGCGGCGCCGTGGTGATCGAGGTCGAGGACACCGGCGTAGGCATCGCGATGGCAGACCGTGAGCGCATCTTCGAACCGTTTCAGCAGGTCCACGATGGCTCGTTCGTGCGCGAACACGGAGGTGTCGGGCTCGGGCTCGCGCTGGTCCGGCAGCTGGTGCAGGCCATTGGCGGGACCATCGAGGTCTCGAGCGAGGTCGGCCGCGGGTCCGTGTTTCGGGTGGTCGTCCCCAGCGTCGCCAGCGCGGTCGCGTTCTCGGCCTGA
- a CDS encoding response regulator yields MTTAPSIKILVADDDPELLNLISSHARSIEGSTVVEASDGEEALRLARSERPALVLLDVMMPGMSGWEVCRAIREEESLAGAKVIMLTGIGERLNEMTSPLYGADAYLDKPFDLDDLSDRIEELVGCRPQG; encoded by the coding sequence GTGACAACTGCCCCCTCCATCAAGATCCTGGTAGCCGACGACGACCCCGAGCTGCTGAACCTCATCTCTTCCCATGCGCGGAGCATCGAAGGTTCGACGGTCGTCGAAGCCTCCGACGGAGAAGAGGCCCTGCGCCTTGCGCGCAGCGAGCGCCCCGCGCTCGTCCTGCTGGACGTCATGATGCCGGGCATGAGCGGCTGGGAGGTCTGCCGCGCCATCCGTGAGGAAGAGAGCCTCGCGGGCGCGAAGGTCATCATGCTCACGGGCATCGGTGAGCGGCTCAACGAGATGACCAGCCCCCTGTATGGCGCGGACGCCTACCTCGACAAGCCCTTCGATCTCGACGATCTCAGCGATCGGATCGAGGAGTTGGTGGGCTGTCGTCCCCAGGGGTGA
- a CDS encoding peptidyl-prolyl cis-trans isomerase: MLAPNRLRVRPASPVRVHLLAGTFGLWLGLACTGCGQGCSGEQGAEGTSTASATATSAEQDPNANGRTNGLTPEQAALVLARVGDREITAGELAARLAAEGRYTQARFASPERRREYLDKMIELALLAAEAERLGYQNDPLVVQAREQAMREEMLRELVDARVQRSDITDEAIAAYYQAHLSEYNQPAQVRAVHIVVRTRAEAQRYLQQVRDQADIAPFRALAQQHNIDDTRERGGDLLFFGMEGDGPPAPVREAAFALARIGDVSPEVIESPMGFHVVRLTGRRAALERSLDDVEGPIRNALWAAQREEARQRLLDELRGDAQIEEHLDVLDSLQLEPREEVPVPHAPDAPSETTETQAP, encoded by the coding sequence ATGCTCGCCCCGAACCGTCTGCGGGTCCGCCCCGCCTCCCCCGTGCGCGTGCATCTGCTCGCGGGCACCTTCGGGCTATGGCTCGGGCTCGCCTGCACGGGTTGCGGGCAGGGTTGCTCCGGCGAACAAGGTGCCGAGGGCACGTCCACGGCGTCCGCGACGGCGACCAGCGCGGAGCAAGATCCCAACGCGAACGGTCGCACCAACGGGCTGACGCCCGAGCAGGCGGCGCTGGTGCTGGCGCGCGTCGGTGACCGCGAGATCACCGCGGGTGAGCTGGCCGCCCGCCTCGCGGCCGAGGGGCGCTACACGCAGGCGCGGTTCGCCAGCCCCGAGCGTCGCCGCGAGTACCTCGACAAGATGATCGAGCTCGCGCTGCTGGCCGCCGAGGCGGAGCGCCTCGGATACCAAAACGACCCGCTGGTGGTGCAAGCTCGCGAACAGGCCATGCGCGAGGAGATGCTGCGTGAGCTGGTGGACGCCCGTGTGCAGCGCTCCGACATCACGGACGAGGCCATCGCGGCCTACTATCAAGCGCACCTCAGCGAGTACAACCAGCCAGCTCAGGTGCGCGCCGTGCACATCGTCGTGCGCACGCGCGCCGAAGCTCAACGCTACCTTCAGCAGGTGCGCGACCAGGCCGACATCGCGCCTTTCCGCGCGCTAGCGCAGCAGCACAACATCGACGACACGCGCGAGCGCGGTGGCGACCTGCTGTTCTTCGGGATGGAGGGCGACGGTCCGCCCGCGCCCGTCCGCGAGGCCGCGTTCGCGTTGGCGCGCATCGGGGACGTCAGCCCCGAGGTCATCGAGAGCCCGATGGGCTTCCACGTGGTGCGCCTGACCGGTCGTCGCGCTGCACTCGAGCGCTCGCTCGACGACGTCGAGGGGCCGATCCGAAACGCGCTCTGGGCCGCGCAGCGCGAAGAGGCGCGGCAGCGTCTGTTGGACGAACTACGCGGCGACGCGCAGATCGAAGAGCACCTCGACGTGCTCGACAGCCTCCAGCTGGAGCCACGCGAGGAGGTCCCGGTGCCCCATGCGCCAGACGCGCCGAGCGAGACGACGGAGACCCAAGCGCCATGA
- a CDS encoding SurA N-terminal domain-containing protein has translation MTKSPMRPASRRARTAGLLSLLGLLGLAAPSAQADVVERVVAVVNDQAIWLSEVRRRAAPYVPQIMAASSQAERVALREQLYTQVLDGLIDEELIRQAATRMRVRVSSEDVERAIANVRRQNNLGEAEFWEAVRGQGFSPAQYRDDLRRQLLRLKVLNQRARGRVNITEEDVRARYDEEVRRSNRTLRFRASHVFVELPAGASASDVAAVRERAEELRSQLTARNFQDAIAEFGGGELGWLRQGDLPEDLEQELLAMTPGRISSVVRGPNGYHIFLLHEREQGQADVPDYEDVREHIFRQMLDTAMARQEQLFLTELRRSALIERRI, from the coding sequence ATGACCAAGTCGCCGATGCGTCCAGCCTCTCGTCGCGCCCGCACGGCGGGCCTCCTGTCCCTGCTCGGGCTGCTGGGGCTCGCGGCGCCGAGCGCGCAGGCCGACGTGGTGGAGCGCGTGGTGGCGGTCGTCAACGACCAGGCCATCTGGCTGAGCGAGGTGCGTCGCCGCGCCGCGCCCTACGTCCCGCAGATCATGGCCGCGTCCAGCCAGGCCGAGCGCGTGGCGCTGCGTGAGCAGCTCTACACGCAAGTGCTGGACGGCCTCATCGACGAAGAGCTCATCCGCCAAGCGGCCACACGCATGCGGGTGCGCGTCTCCAGCGAGGACGTCGAGCGCGCCATCGCCAACGTGCGCCGCCAGAACAACCTCGGCGAGGCCGAGTTCTGGGAGGCCGTGCGCGGGCAGGGCTTCTCCCCGGCGCAGTACCGCGACGACCTGCGGCGTCAGCTGCTGCGCCTCAAGGTGCTCAACCAGCGCGCCCGCGGCCGCGTGAACATCACCGAAGAAGACGTGCGCGCGCGCTACGACGAGGAGGTGCGCCGCTCGAACCGGACGCTCCGCTTCCGCGCCTCGCACGTGTTCGTGGAGCTCCCCGCCGGCGCCAGCGCCAGCGACGTGGCCGCCGTGCGTGAACGCGCCGAGGAGCTGCGATCGCAGCTGACCGCGCGCAACTTCCAGGACGCCATCGCCGAGTTCGGGGGCGGTGAGCTGGGCTGGCTGCGTCAGGGGGACCTGCCCGAGGACCTCGAGCAGGAGCTCCTGGCCATGACGCCTGGCCGCATCAGCTCGGTCGTGCGCGGGCCCAACGGCTACCACATCTTCCTGCTGCACGAGCGCGAGCAGGGGCAGGCGGACGTGCCCGACTACGAGGACGTGCGCGAGCACATCTTCCGCCAGATGCTCGACACCGCGATGGCCCGCCAGGAGCAGCTCTTCCTCACCGAGCTCCGCCGGTCCGCCCTGATCGAGCGCCGCATCTGA
- a CDS encoding DUF350 domain-containing protein, with amino-acid sequence MSGSIDSFVNAIVASVVFSIIGMVFFGIAFLIINKVAPFSIRKEIEEDQNTALGIVIGSVIIGVAMIVSAAMHG; translated from the coding sequence ATGAGCGGCAGCATCGACTCGTTCGTCAACGCCATCGTCGCCTCGGTGGTGTTCAGCATCATCGGGATGGTGTTCTTCGGTATCGCCTTCCTGATCATCAACAAGGTCGCGCCGTTCTCCATCCGCAAGGAGATCGAAGAAGACCAGAACACGGCGCTCGGCATCGTCATCGGCTCCGTCATCATCGGCGTCGCGATGATCGTGTCTGCTGCGATGCATGGCTGA
- a CDS encoding polyamine aminopropyltransferase, protein MADPTSADAPAPSPLRTPLLFVTVLIVSTSGLVYELLAGAYSSYVLGDSVRQFSTTIGVYLFAMGIGSYLSRFVKRDVARRFIEVELGAALVGGGSVPLLQLGAGYTDAFALLLYGTIIAIGTLVGLEIPLLMRILKEELEFDELVARVLTFDYIGALFGSILFAILFVPNLGLMRTSLFFGLLNCGVAMMGVSLLSALIPAAARARLRATALLLAVALGVTFAYADRIIDYTEQALYPNPIVHAQQSRYQRIVMTRGARGTQLFLDGNLQFSSNDEYRYHEALVHPAFAAAARHERVLVLGGGDGLAVREILKYPDVREVVLVDLDPAMTRLAREDTFLRELNRDSLTDPRVTVINDDAMVWLDERMRHAPEGTTPTPFDVLIVDFPDPNNFSLGKLYTRSFYRLLQTAMAEDAAVVVQSTSPLYARQSFWCIEATMREAGFSTHAFHATVPSFGEWGYVLARRAPFEPPRAPALPDLRFLDGPTLASLFVFGPDMAAVPVETNRLNNQMLVRYYEREWSRVE, encoded by the coding sequence ATGGCTGACCCGACGAGCGCAGACGCCCCAGCCCCTTCGCCTCTCCGCACGCCGCTCCTCTTCGTCACGGTGCTCATCGTGTCGACGTCGGGGCTCGTCTACGAGCTGCTGGCGGGCGCGTACTCGTCCTATGTGCTCGGCGATTCCGTCCGCCAGTTCAGCACGACCATCGGCGTCTACCTGTTCGCCATGGGCATCGGGTCGTACCTGTCACGCTTCGTGAAGCGCGACGTGGCCCGGCGCTTCATCGAGGTGGAGCTCGGCGCGGCCCTCGTGGGAGGCGGCTCCGTGCCCCTGCTGCAGCTCGGCGCCGGCTACACGGACGCGTTCGCGCTGCTGCTCTATGGGACCATCATCGCCATCGGGACGCTCGTCGGACTCGAGATTCCACTGCTGATGCGCATCCTCAAGGAGGAGCTCGAGTTCGACGAGCTGGTCGCGCGGGTCCTCACCTTCGACTACATCGGCGCGCTGTTCGGCTCCATCCTGTTCGCCATCCTGTTCGTGCCCAACCTGGGGCTGATGCGCACGTCGCTCTTCTTCGGGCTGCTCAACTGCGGTGTCGCCATGATGGGCGTCTCGCTCCTGAGCGCCCTCATTCCAGCGGCGGCGCGTGCGCGGCTGCGGGCCACGGCGCTGCTCCTGGCCGTCGCGCTCGGCGTCACGTTCGCCTACGCGGACCGCATCATCGACTACACCGAGCAGGCCCTCTACCCGAACCCCATCGTGCACGCCCAGCAGTCGCGCTATCAACGCATCGTCATGACGCGCGGCGCGCGCGGCACGCAGCTGTTCCTGGACGGGAACCTCCAGTTCAGCTCCAACGACGAGTACCGCTACCACGAGGCGTTGGTGCACCCGGCGTTCGCGGCGGCCGCGCGTCACGAGCGCGTCTTGGTGCTGGGCGGGGGTGACGGGCTCGCCGTGCGGGAGATCCTCAAGTACCCCGACGTGCGGGAGGTGGTGCTGGTGGACCTCGACCCTGCCATGACCCGCCTGGCGCGCGAGGACACGTTCCTGCGCGAGCTCAACCGCGACAGCCTCACGGACCCGCGCGTCACGGTCATCAACGACGACGCGATGGTCTGGCTGGACGAGCGCATGCGGCACGCTCCCGAGGGGACGACCCCGACGCCCTTCGACGTGCTGATCGTGGACTTCCCGGACCCCAACAACTTCAGCCTGGGCAAGCTCTACACGCGCAGCTTCTATCGCCTCCTGCAGACCGCCATGGCGGAGGACGCGGCCGTCGTGGTGCAGAGCACCTCGCCGCTCTACGCGCGCCAGAGCTTCTGGTGCATCGAGGCCACCATGCGGGAGGCGGGCTTCAGCACGCACGCGTTCCACGCCACGGTTCCGTCGTTCGGCGAGTGGGGCTACGTGCTCGCCCGCCGCGCGCCGTTCGAACCTCCTCGCGCCCCCGCGCTGCCCGACCTGCGCTTCCTCGACGGGCCCACGCTCGCTTCGCTGTTCGTCTTCGGTCCCGACATGGCGGCTGTGCCAGTGGAGACCAACCGCCTCAACAACCAGATGCTCGTGCGGTACTACGAGCGCGAGTGGTCGAGGGTGGAGTGA
- a CDS encoding NAD(P)-binding protein, with protein sequence MSSRRDVLRALLGAPLLGQALASGWLAGCGGEASSASRVARIEGELLGQDLTAGHRLRDGVSLAALGQAPTEHLRLAILGGGPAGLSAAYRASQSLSEGVALFELETVLGGTSRSAASDVTPYPWGAHYLPMPMAHNPDLLALLRDMGALEEDTPDGVPRGREELLVREPESRVFHQGYWERGLYPYAGASAEDLAELARFRQRVDELVRFRDAQGRRAFSIPLALSSRDEAITSLDRLSAAAWLEREGFRSARLRWLVDYACRDDYGLRAEQASAWAMLFYWVARTEEPGEDTVDLLTWPEGNGALVQHMAARAAQRGVRIERGQMALEVIPAGPDPGGPVRIAVQDVRSGALRRVTADRCIVAMPRFIAERVVRGLGERDRVASARFTYGAWMVANLHVRERPTSRGVGECWDNVLYDSPSLGYVSATHQRGRDQGQGVLTYYWPLATADADTGRQHLFDADYGTWRDAIVSDLRRAHRNLPDVLTRLDVFRWGHAMIQPRVGRLGADLRAGLTTALGGVHFAHSDLSGIAIFEEAFFHGTRAADEVVAALATQPAATAVEAG encoded by the coding sequence GTGAGCTCCCGCCGGGACGTGCTGCGCGCGCTTTTGGGAGCGCCGCTGCTGGGGCAAGCGCTCGCGAGTGGGTGGCTCGCGGGGTGCGGGGGAGAAGCGTCCTCCGCCTCGCGCGTCGCTCGCATCGAGGGTGAGCTGCTGGGCCAGGACCTCACGGCGGGGCATCGCCTGCGCGACGGCGTGAGCCTGGCCGCGCTGGGTCAGGCGCCCACCGAGCACCTGAGGCTGGCCATCCTCGGCGGCGGCCCAGCCGGGCTGAGCGCCGCGTATCGCGCCAGCCAGTCGCTCTCGGAGGGTGTGGCGCTGTTCGAGCTCGAGACCGTGCTCGGCGGGACCAGCCGCAGCGCCGCGAGCGACGTGACGCCGTATCCGTGGGGGGCGCACTACCTGCCGATGCCCATGGCGCACAACCCGGATCTCCTGGCACTGCTGCGCGACATGGGGGCGCTCGAGGAGGACACACCCGACGGTGTCCCGCGCGGTCGAGAGGAGCTGCTGGTCCGCGAGCCCGAGTCCCGTGTGTTCCACCAGGGCTACTGGGAGCGCGGCCTGTACCCCTACGCGGGCGCCAGCGCCGAGGACCTCGCCGAGCTCGCCCGCTTCCGCCAGCGCGTGGACGAGCTCGTGCGCTTCCGCGACGCGCAGGGTCGCCGTGCGTTCTCCATCCCGCTCGCGCTCAGCTCGCGCGACGAAGCCATCACCAGCCTCGACCGCCTCAGCGCTGCCGCGTGGCTCGAGCGCGAGGGCTTCCGTTCCGCGCGGCTGCGTTGGCTGGTGGATTACGCGTGCCGCGACGACTACGGGCTGCGCGCCGAGCAGGCCAGCGCCTGGGCCATGCTGTTCTACTGGGTCGCGCGCACCGAGGAGCCGGGGGAGGACACGGTGGACCTGCTCACGTGGCCCGAGGGCAACGGCGCGCTCGTGCAGCACATGGCGGCGCGCGCGGCGCAACGCGGGGTGCGCATCGAGCGAGGCCAGATGGCGCTCGAGGTGATCCCGGCGGGGCCCGACCCCGGAGGCCCCGTGCGGATCGCGGTGCAGGACGTCCGGAGCGGAGCGCTGCGGCGCGTCACGGCCGACCGCTGCATCGTCGCCATGCCGCGCTTCATCGCGGAGCGGGTCGTGCGCGGGCTCGGGGAGCGGGACCGGGTTGCCTCGGCGCGCTTCACCTATGGCGCTTGGATGGTCGCGAACCTGCACGTGCGTGAGCGACCGACGTCCCGCGGGGTCGGTGAGTGCTGGGACAACGTGCTCTACGACAGCCCTTCTCTCGGCTATGTGAGCGCGACGCACCAGCGCGGCCGCGATCAAGGGCAGGGCGTGTTGACATACTACTGGCCGCTTGCCACGGCGGACGCTGACACCGGACGGCAGCACCTGTTCGACGCCGACTACGGCACCTGGCGCGACGCCATCGTCAGCGACCTCCGGCGCGCCCACCGCAATCTCCCCGACGTGCTCACGCGCTTGGACGTGTTCCGATGGGGCCACGCGATGATCCAGCCCCGCGTTGGGCGGCTCGGCGCGGACTTGCGGGCGGGCCTGACCACGGCGCTCGGGGGCGTTCACTTCGCGCACAGCGACCTGTCTGGTATTGCGATCTTCGAGGAGGCCTTCTTTCACGGGACGCGCGCCGCCGACGAGGTCGTCGCGGCTCTCGCGACCCAACCCGCCGCTACGGCCGTGGAGGCCGGGTGA
- a CDS encoding GAF domain-containing protein, with protein MSKRWRIEVSALGSDETKAEATVEAANWMTALKAGRAALGESGGLPPGANLRHESGGSVTIHDARERKTYRLYPAEEGPVAPAAVAQAAAAPAGAPVRKARPKTIAYIPSEDLAPALHAATAATQPAQPQPVAQAQPVAQPQPTIIGADAPLAAKSNKKKMAMTMAYMPGDDLPVAPRQVVVSGQADVGTADTIQEEAPLPVATPQASSSPATSAEIEPTLTEVDVELLLSRDAEPNEENPLRYRERAYVVPPTLSAAEAEAVARGELAALQAELEPFPTGKYVSIAVFDHAWDEHPARPPVVTLDWKDWHGEPVVTFPLQKDTGRPLSVAPAPAMDQGERLSAAFEACQDLFFLEKPIDALDFSVRLLAELLPTDATIASLYDIDTNELRAATVLGVDGVAGRGVSADTGLLGAAAHEAVALRVHDLAAEPRFDASVEGIPGMKGGAALYMAIGHQGRLYGMLQLFRRSQPRFSRHDAELVRYVSEQVGEFMGQFKTVQARR; from the coding sequence ATGAGCAAACGATGGCGTATCGAGGTCTCCGCGCTGGGTAGCGACGAGACCAAGGCAGAGGCGACGGTCGAAGCTGCCAACTGGATGACCGCGCTGAAGGCCGGCCGCGCTGCGCTGGGAGAGAGCGGGGGGCTGCCCCCGGGAGCGAACCTTCGCCACGAGTCGGGTGGCTCCGTGACCATCCACGACGCGCGCGAGCGCAAGACCTACCGGCTGTATCCCGCCGAGGAAGGCCCCGTCGCGCCCGCGGCCGTCGCCCAGGCCGCCGCGGCCCCGGCTGGGGCCCCTGTGCGCAAGGCACGGCCGAAGACCATCGCCTACATCCCCAGCGAAGACCTGGCGCCCGCGCTGCATGCCGCGACGGCTGCCACCCAGCCCGCGCAGCCGCAACCCGTCGCGCAGGCGCAACCCGTCGCGCAGCCCCAGCCCACCATCATCGGGGCGGACGCACCGCTCGCCGCGAAGAGCAACAAGAAGAAGATGGCCATGACCATGGCCTACATGCCCGGCGACGACCTCCCCGTCGCGCCTCGGCAGGTCGTCGTGAGCGGCCAGGCGGACGTGGGGACGGCCGACACCATCCAGGAAGAGGCGCCCCTGCCCGTCGCCACGCCACAGGCGTCCTCGTCCCCTGCCACGTCCGCGGAAATCGAGCCCACGCTCACCGAGGTGGACGTCGAGCTCTTGCTCTCACGGGACGCCGAGCCGAACGAGGAGAACCCGCTGCGCTACCGCGAGCGCGCCTACGTGGTGCCGCCCACCCTCAGCGCCGCCGAGGCCGAGGCCGTGGCGCGGGGCGAGCTGGCCGCGCTGCAAGCAGAGCTGGAGCCCTTCCCGACGGGCAAGTACGTCTCCATCGCCGTGTTCGACCACGCCTGGGACGAGCACCCCGCGCGGCCGCCCGTGGTCACGCTCGACTGGAAGGACTGGCACGGCGAGCCCGTGGTCACGTTCCCGCTGCAGAAGGACACCGGACGCCCGCTCTCCGTCGCGCCCGCGCCCGCCATGGACCAGGGCGAGCGCCTGAGCGCGGCGTTCGAGGCCTGCCAGGACCTCTTCTTCCTCGAGAAGCCCATCGACGCCCTCGACTTCTCGGTGCGCCTGCTGGCCGAGCTGCTGCCCACCGACGCCACCATCGCGAGCCTCTACGACATCGACACAAACGAGCTGCGCGCGGCGACGGTGCTGGGTGTGGACGGCGTGGCAGGGCGTGGGGTCAGCGCGGACACCGGGCTGCTCGGCGCGGCAGCGCACGAGGCGGTCGCTCTGCGCGTCCACGACCTCGCCGCCGAGCCGCGCTTCGACGCCTCGGTGGAGGGCATCCCCGGGATGAAGGGGGGCGCCGCGCTGTACATGGCCATCGGCCACCAGGGGCGGCTGTATGGGATGCTGCAGCTCTTTCGCCGGTCTCAGCCACGCTTCTCGCGTCATGACGCCGAGCTGGTGCGCTACGTGAGCGAGCAGGTCGGCGAGTTCATGGGGCAGTTCAAGACGGTGCAGGCGCGCCGCTGA
- a CDS encoding response regulator transcription factor, producing MWILVVGPEGLLEREDGAVNVLRDLGCNVRIATLWDSLSEPEMVDDPPAVVVVEAIDQVDAARAALMRLRAAPALAEVPVLAAVTVRGLSRLDPSDGFDDFALVPYVAPELYLRIRRAEWRRSDFNAPERLKMGVLCIDLAAHEVTVDSRPVQLTQQEFALLRFLCQNRGRVYSRQQLLERVWGVDYYGTSRTVDIHVRRLRMKLGSAVDGLETVRGVGYKIKTP from the coding sequence ATGTGGATACTCGTCGTCGGGCCCGAAGGCCTCTTGGAACGTGAAGATGGGGCGGTCAACGTCCTCCGTGACCTCGGCTGCAACGTGCGGATCGCGACGCTGTGGGACTCCCTGTCCGAGCCCGAGATGGTGGACGACCCCCCTGCGGTCGTGGTCGTCGAGGCGATCGATCAGGTCGACGCCGCCCGCGCGGCGTTGATGCGCCTCCGCGCGGCGCCGGCCCTGGCCGAGGTGCCCGTGCTCGCCGCCGTCACCGTCCGCGGCCTCTCGCGCCTCGATCCGAGCGACGGCTTCGACGACTTTGCGCTCGTACCGTACGTTGCCCCCGAGCTCTACCTCCGCATCCGCCGCGCCGAGTGGCGCCGGAGTGATTTCAACGCGCCGGAGCGCCTGAAGATGGGCGTGCTCTGCATCGACCTCGCGGCACACGAGGTCACCGTGGACAGCCGCCCGGTACAGCTCACCCAGCAGGAGTTCGCGCTGCTGCGCTTCCTCTGTCAGAACCGTGGCCGCGTCTACTCGCGCCAGCAGCTGCTCGAGCGCGTGTGGGGCGTCGACTACTACGGCACCAGCCGCACGGTGGACATCCACGTCCGGCGCCTGCGCATGAAGCTCGGTTCCGCCGTGGATGGACTCGAGACCGTGCGCGGCGTCGGCTACAAGATCAAGACGCCGTGA
- the pdxA gene encoding 4-hydroxythreonine-4-phosphate dehydrogenase PdxA, whose product MTPLLVPVGDPAGVGPGVALTAAARAVTGDRIVLLGDAGALGSMARAAGVHAEPVASIADARPGELALLHVADWTDAMVSAHAPSPEGGEAQLRALDEAITRVLAGEGRAVVTGPTSKEAIVSAGHGFVGQTERLAQRAGLADDDVTMMFLGPRLRVALVTTHLALADVPAQVTGARVQRATRHLVEALLRAEEQRPLRVLVAGLNPHAGEHGLFGHEEQLAIEPALAELTRHPALQGGAVQLEGPIPAEAAFRFASSGRAHGVVAMYHDQATIASKLLDWGSAVNVTWGLPFVRTSVDHGVAYDAARAGQADDEGMRAAIALAQRLTRAAGGREAVG is encoded by the coding sequence GTGACTCCGCTGCTCGTGCCCGTGGGAGACCCTGCTGGCGTGGGGCCCGGCGTGGCGCTGACAGCCGCGGCGCGCGCGGTCACGGGCGACCGCATCGTCTTGCTGGGCGACGCGGGCGCGCTGGGAAGCATGGCGCGCGCCGCAGGCGTCCACGCCGAGCCCGTTGCGAGCATTGCCGATGCGCGCCCCGGCGAGCTTGCGTTGCTGCACGTCGCGGACTGGACCGACGCGATGGTGTCTGCGCACGCGCCCAGCCCCGAGGGGGGCGAGGCGCAGCTGCGCGCGCTCGACGAGGCGATCACCCGGGTGCTCGCCGGCGAAGGCCGCGCCGTGGTCACCGGCCCCACCAGCAAGGAGGCCATCGTCTCCGCAGGGCACGGCTTCGTCGGCCAGACCGAGCGCCTCGCGCAGCGCGCGGGGCTGGCCGACGACGACGTCACCATGATGTTCCTCGGGCCCCGGTTGCGCGTGGCGCTGGTCACGACGCATCTGGCCCTCGCCGATGTCCCCGCGCAGGTCACGGGCGCGCGCGTACAGCGCGCCACGCGCCACCTCGTGGAGGCGCTGCTGCGCGCGGAGGAGCAGCGCCCGTTGCGCGTCCTCGTCGCAGGGCTCAACCCCCACGCAGGGGAGCACGGCCTGTTCGGGCACGAGGAGCAGCTCGCGATCGAACCCGCTCTCGCCGAGCTCACGAGGCACCCCGCGCTGCAAGGTGGCGCCGTGCAGCTCGAAGGGCCCATCCCGGCCGAGGCTGCGTTTCGTTTTGCCAGCTCGGGGCGGGCCCACGGGGTGGTCGCGATGTACCACGATCAAGCCACCATCGCGTCGAAGCTGCTGGACTGGGGCAGCGCGGTGAACGTCACGTGGGGCTTGCCATTCGTGCGCACCAGCGTGGACCACGGCGTGGCGTACGACGCCGCGCGCGCTGGCCAAGCCGACGACGAGGGCATGCGGGCCGCCATCGCCCTCGCGCAACGCTTGACGCGTGCGGCTGGGGGGCGCGAGGCCGTCGGATGA